One Chitinivorax sp. B DNA window includes the following coding sequences:
- a CDS encoding acyltransferase — translation MNTQHAGVMGKAPMVESLEAARGFAALYVTVAHLLQVLGFRSGEGAMPLLVEMIGGYAHQAVLFFFLLSGFSIHYASMHRPLDSVRGVWVYLLLRARRIYPIWLFVYVLAAGLIWLGREAGVPRYVDWWQGMSTWDWIANLLFLGDRSYVCGRLANAMPSTAVWSLGYEVIYYFLYPVFWWSTRRIGIHRTLLIVAAISAVAFALNEYQCHHLWNVMELYIGWCLGAWIAHQRRHGRHFSVGGPTLFLTGSGLLLAALVLGNTRFAVAVEALWLGLFFVMMAWHDSKAALQPMSIRSKYWAAAGMLGMVAMVLAIEQWRMFAPNHTLFQGRVLSFMAIGLVLLILSGQPSASRLQQALTRWLLPLGGLSYAQYLLHMPLIQAGQAWAGLTGVLSALPVILVGAYYLERRMQPWMNQKLPVAWPVSTGQVVTAAR, via the coding sequence GTGAATACCCAACATGCTGGCGTGATGGGTAAGGCGCCGATGGTTGAATCGCTGGAAGCCGCTCGCGGCTTTGCTGCGTTGTATGTCACCGTTGCTCATCTGCTTCAGGTCTTGGGTTTCCGATCTGGCGAAGGCGCGATGCCGTTGCTGGTCGAAATGATTGGCGGTTATGCCCATCAGGCGGTGTTGTTCTTCTTCTTACTGTCCGGTTTCAGCATTCACTATGCCAGCATGCATCGCCCGTTGGATTCCGTGCGGGGAGTATGGGTCTATCTGTTGTTACGGGCGAGGCGCATCTATCCTATCTGGTTGTTTGTTTATGTATTGGCTGCTGGCTTGATATGGTTGGGACGCGAAGCGGGAGTCCCACGCTATGTCGATTGGTGGCAAGGCATGTCCACCTGGGACTGGATCGCCAATCTGTTGTTCCTAGGGGATCGCAGCTATGTCTGCGGCCGGCTGGCCAATGCCATGCCCAGTACGGCAGTATGGTCTTTGGGTTATGAAGTGATCTATTACTTTTTATATCCTGTCTTCTGGTGGTCAACCCGTCGCATTGGCATTCATCGAACCCTACTGATTGTCGCTGCAATCAGTGCCGTAGCATTTGCGCTGAATGAATACCAATGTCATCACTTGTGGAATGTGATGGAACTGTACATCGGCTGGTGCCTAGGCGCCTGGATTGCCCATCAACGTCGCCATGGGCGCCATTTTTCTGTCGGTGGCCCCACACTGTTCCTGACAGGAAGCGGCTTGTTGCTGGCGGCGTTGGTACTAGGCAATACCCGGTTTGCGGTCGCGGTTGAAGCATTGTGGCTAGGTTTGTTTTTTGTGATGATGGCTTGGCATGACTCAAAGGCTGCATTGCAACCGATGTCGATCCGCAGTAAGTACTGGGCTGCCGCAGGCATGTTGGGCATGGTGGCCATGGTGCTGGCCATTGAACAGTGGCGGATGTTTGCGCCGAATCACACCCTGTTCCAGGGCCGGGTACTCAGTTTCATGGCAATCGGGTTGGTACTTCTGATATTGAGCGGCCAACCGTCCGCCTCACGATTGCAGCAAGCGTTGACACGTTGGTTGCTACCGCTTGGCGGCTTGTCTTACGCCCAATATCTGCTTCACATGCCGCTGATTCAGGCTGGTCAGGCATGGGCAGGGTTGACGGGTGTGCTGTCGGCTTTGCCTGTTATTCTGGTTGGCGCTTACTATCTGGAGCGACGCATGCAGCCATGGATGAATCAGAAGTTGCCAGTGGCATGGCCGGTCAGCACCGGTCAGGTTGTCACTGCGGCCCGTTAG
- the dnaE gene encoding DNA polymerase III subunit alpha, protein MNAPDFVHLRLHSEFSIQDGIVRIDDAVGRAKSEKMPALGISDLANMFGMLKFYKACRSKGIKPVIGCDVWIENETDRDKPYRAMFICRNRDGYGRVAELLTQAYRTNQYRDRAEIKREWIESGDNSGVIVLSGAIWGDVGQALLNGNLTQATEFARWWAQLFPDAYYLELQRNGLPIYEQILQGQLHLASELDLPVVATHPIQFMNREEFKAHEARVCIASGYVLADKRRPRDFTEEQYFKSTDDMRSLFADVPEALANTVEIAKRCNVTIQLGKYFLPDFPTPDGMTLDDYLAYRAGEGLKERMLQLFPDDVERESKREEYEARLKFETDTIIKMGFPGYFLIVADFINWGKNNGCPVGPGRGSGAGSLVAYSLGITDLDPLRYALLFERFLNPERVSMPDFDVDFCQDNRWRVIEYVRQKYGVDAVSQIVTFGTMSSKAVIRDVGRVLDLPFGLCDRLSKLVPLEANKPVGLSKAMEMEPQIAEVRAQEEGVEELFELAESLEDLTRGVGMHAGGVLIAPGRLTDFCPLYQGSGEDASPVSQFDKDDVEQVGLVKFDFLGLRTLTILELAVGYIKQLDGRVVNLETLPLDDQQAYKVFKEGNTTAVFQFESTGMKDMLKKAKPDLFEDIIAFVALYRPGPMDLIPDFIARKQGTKFEYLHPLLEPVLAATYGIMVYQEQVMQAAQVCGGYSLGGADLLRRAMGKKKVEEMIEQRATFVAGAANKDISEEKANEIFDYMEKFAGYGFNKSHAAAYALVAYHTAWLKAHYCAAFMAATMSTELSNTDQLAVFREDLKHPSNRIELLPPDINKSVYRFVPESMQSIRYALGAIKGTGEAAIEHIVAEREANGPFKSLFDFCNRTDKRMVNRRVIEALIRGGAFDSVDDHRGRLLANVQLAMEQAEQKNANANQGGLFDMFEDDAPSVEMVDCPRWDLIKLLTEEKLAIGFYLSGHPFEGYAAEVRTFARTKIKDLRPSKDPKDLQTLAGIVLEVRIKQTQRGRMAFVKLDDGSEPVDISVFSELFDASRNKIKEDSLLVVKANVRHDEYSGGMRIIADSLYELAEARSQFAKRLALRMNGQADADKLKTLLAPYKNGACPISIKYSNSEAECELVLGDEWRITLHDDLLNGLKGWLGEQHVAVRYS, encoded by the coding sequence ATGAATGCTCCCGACTTTGTCCATCTCCGCCTCCATTCCGAATTTTCCATCCAGGACGGGATCGTCCGTATTGATGATGCCGTTGGCCGTGCCAAATCCGAGAAGATGCCCGCATTGGGCATTTCGGATCTGGCCAATATGTTTGGCATGCTCAAATTCTACAAAGCCTGTCGCAGCAAAGGCATCAAGCCGGTGATTGGCTGTGATGTCTGGATCGAAAATGAAACTGATCGTGATAAACCTTATCGGGCCATGTTCATCTGCCGTAACCGTGATGGGTATGGCCGGGTGGCCGAGCTGCTGACGCAAGCTTACCGCACCAACCAGTATCGTGATCGTGCAGAAATCAAACGGGAATGGATCGAATCCGGCGACAACAGTGGCGTGATTGTACTGTCTGGTGCCATTTGGGGCGATGTCGGGCAGGCATTGTTGAACGGCAATCTGACCCAAGCCACTGAATTTGCCCGCTGGTGGGCCCAGCTGTTTCCGGATGCTTACTATCTGGAATTGCAGCGTAATGGCCTACCCATCTACGAACAGATTCTGCAAGGTCAGCTGCATCTGGCCAGCGAACTGGATTTGCCCGTGGTGGCGACGCATCCCATCCAGTTCATGAATCGTGAAGAGTTCAAGGCACATGAAGCACGGGTGTGCATTGCCAGTGGTTATGTATTGGCGGATAAGCGTCGGCCGCGCGACTTCACCGAAGAACAGTATTTCAAATCCACCGATGATATGCGGTCGCTGTTTGCTGACGTGCCGGAAGCGCTGGCCAATACGGTGGAGATTGCCAAGCGCTGTAATGTGACGATTCAGCTGGGTAAGTATTTCTTGCCGGATTTCCCGACGCCAGATGGCATGACGCTGGATGATTACCTTGCCTATCGTGCTGGTGAGGGGTTGAAGGAGCGGATGCTGCAGCTATTCCCGGATGATGTGGAGCGTGAATCCAAGCGGGAAGAATATGAAGCACGGTTGAAGTTCGAAACCGACACCATCATCAAGATGGGCTTCCCTGGCTACTTCCTGATCGTTGCCGATTTTATCAACTGGGGTAAGAACAATGGCTGCCCAGTGGGGCCTGGCCGGGGGTCCGGTGCGGGTTCACTGGTGGCGTACAGCCTGGGGATTACCGACCTCGATCCATTGCGCTACGCCTTGCTGTTCGAGCGTTTCCTGAATCCGGAACGGGTGTCCATGCCTGACTTTGACGTGGACTTCTGTCAGGACAACCGCTGGCGTGTGATTGAATACGTTCGGCAAAAGTACGGCGTGGATGCGGTATCACAGATTGTGACATTCGGCACCATGTCGTCCAAGGCGGTGATTCGTGACGTTGGCCGGGTGTTGGATCTGCCGTTCGGTCTGTGCGACCGTCTTTCCAAACTGGTACCGCTGGAAGCCAACAAACCGGTTGGTTTGTCCAAGGCCATGGAAATGGAACCGCAGATTGCCGAAGTTCGCGCACAGGAAGAGGGTGTCGAAGAACTATTCGAACTGGCGGAAAGCCTGGAGGATTTGACGCGCGGCGTGGGTATGCACGCGGGTGGTGTGCTGATCGCACCTGGTCGCCTGACGGATTTCTGCCCGTTGTATCAAGGCTCTGGCGAAGATGCCAGCCCAGTCAGTCAGTTCGATAAGGACGACGTAGAGCAGGTTGGTTTGGTGAAGTTCGACTTTTTGGGCTTGCGTACGCTGACCATTCTGGAACTGGCGGTGGGCTACATCAAACAGCTGGATGGCAGGGTAGTCAATCTGGAAACTTTGCCGCTGGATGACCAGCAAGCCTATAAGGTGTTCAAGGAAGGGAATACAACTGCGGTATTCCAGTTCGAGTCCACCGGGATGAAGGACATGCTGAAAAAGGCGAAGCCCGACTTGTTCGAGGACATTATCGCCTTCGTGGCTTTGTACCGCCCCGGCCCAATGGATCTGATCCCGGACTTCATCGCCCGTAAGCAAGGTACCAAGTTCGAATATCTGCACCCGCTGCTGGAGCCGGTATTGGCCGCCACTTACGGCATCATGGTGTATCAGGAGCAGGTGATGCAGGCTGCCCAGGTGTGTGGTGGCTACAGTCTGGGCGGTGCGGATTTGCTGCGCCGGGCGATGGGTAAGAAGAAGGTCGAGGAAATGATTGAGCAGCGCGCCACGTTTGTGGCAGGCGCGGCCAACAAGGACATTTCTGAAGAGAAAGCCAACGAAATCTTCGACTACATGGAGAAGTTCGCGGGTTATGGCTTCAACAAATCGCACGCGGCGGCCTATGCCTTGGTGGCTTACCACACTGCGTGGCTGAAAGCGCATTACTGTGCGGCCTTCATGGCTGCAACCATGTCCACCGAATTGTCGAATACCGATCAGTTGGCGGTGTTCCGTGAGGATCTGAAACACCCCAGCAACCGGATCGAGCTGTTGCCACCGGATATCAACAAGAGTGTCTATCGCTTCGTACCGGAATCGATGCAGTCGATCCGGTACGCACTGGGCGCCATCAAAGGTACTGGTGAAGCAGCCATTGAGCATATTGTGGCGGAACGTGAAGCGAACGGTCCCTTCAAGAGCCTGTTCGATTTCTGTAATCGGACAGACAAGCGCATGGTCAATCGCCGTGTGATTGAAGCACTGATCCGAGGTGGTGCTTTCGATAGCGTGGATGATCATCGCGGCCGACTGTTGGCCAACGTGCAACTGGCCATGGAACAGGCAGAACAGAAAAACGCCAACGCTAATCAGGGCGGCTTGTTCGATATGTTCGAGGATGATGCACCTAGCGTGGAAATGGTGGACTGCCCGCGCTGGGATCTGATCAAACTGTTGACAGAAGAAAAGCTGGCCATTGGTTTCTACCTGTCTGGTCACCCATTTGAAGGCTATGCTGCAGAGGTGCGGACATTTGCCAGGACCAAGATCAAGGATCTGCGCCCATCCAAAGACCCAAAAGACTTGCAGACTTTGGCTGGTATCGTGTTGGAAGTGCGCATCAAGCAAACCCAACGGGGACGCATGGCGTTTGTGAAGCTAGATGATGGATCGGAGCCCGTCGATATATCTGTGTTCTCCGAGCTGTTTGATGCCAGCCGCAACAAGATCAAGGAAGATTCGCTATTGGTGGTCAAGGCCAATGTCCGGCATGACGAGTACAGCGGTGGCATGCGCATCATCGCCGATAGCCTATACGAGCTGGCCGAGGCACGTAGCCAGTTTGCCAAGCGACTGGCATTGCGGATGAATGGTCAGGCTGATGCAGACAAGTTGAAGACGCTATTGGCACCATATAAAAATGGTGCCTGCCCGATCAGCATCAAATACAGCAATAGTGAAGCAGAGTGCGAGCTAGTGCTGGGTGACGAATGGCGGATCACTTTGCATGATGATTTGTTGAATGGTTTGAAGGGATGGCTGGGTGAGCAACATGTCGCAGTCCGCTACAGCTGA
- a CDS encoding MgtC/SapB family protein, whose amino-acid sequence MFSQLADLLQPGPLPVFATSLAIGLLIGLERERSPAAKAGLRTFALTALLGTVCGMLANTFDSPWLIAAGLLAVAASIISAYQAPGEPNQDPGTTTHIALLLCYGLGILCWIGERNLAVVLAITTTILLYFKTELSGIAHNLTPRDVRSMLQFAVLSLVILPVLPNQDMGPYNAFNPYQTWLMVVLISGVSLAGYVALRLLGEQIGASLLGLLGGLVSSTVTTLIYARQAKENRDLIHFAAVVVALAHLMIFVRLTLLGAATAHTLLVPLATTLGIGLVVGLLMIALGFRGHHAPSVAPNMANPAELKTAISFALLYSVVLLTSAWLQDIAGSRGLYVVALASGLTDVDAITLSSMRLYSQARLSTTETLTCIVLAITANTVFKLALTTSLGGWAFTKRIMLPMLGATFGSIGALAGLVLKTAT is encoded by the coding sequence ATGTTCAGTCAACTCGCCGATTTGTTACAGCCAGGCCCATTGCCTGTTTTTGCAACCAGCCTGGCAATCGGCTTGCTGATTGGGCTGGAACGTGAGCGCAGTCCGGCAGCAAAAGCCGGATTACGTACCTTTGCATTGACCGCATTGTTAGGAACGGTCTGCGGCATGTTGGCCAACACATTTGACAGCCCGTGGTTGATTGCCGCCGGACTGTTGGCCGTGGCGGCATCCATCATCAGCGCCTACCAAGCACCCGGGGAGCCAAATCAGGATCCCGGTACCACAACACATATTGCCTTGCTACTCTGTTACGGCCTTGGCATATTGTGTTGGATCGGCGAACGCAATCTGGCTGTGGTACTGGCCATCACCACCACCATTCTGCTCTATTTCAAAACGGAGCTATCCGGCATCGCCCATAATCTGACGCCACGAGATGTCCGGTCAATGTTGCAATTTGCGGTGCTGAGTCTGGTGATTCTACCGGTGCTGCCTAATCAGGACATGGGACCTTACAACGCCTTCAACCCTTATCAAACTTGGCTGATGGTCGTATTGATCTCCGGTGTCAGTCTGGCGGGGTATGTGGCGTTACGCCTGCTGGGGGAGCAGATTGGAGCATCACTGCTCGGCTTGTTGGGTGGCCTGGTCTCCAGTACTGTGACCACCCTGATCTATGCCAGACAAGCCAAGGAGAACCGTGACCTAATCCATTTTGCCGCAGTTGTCGTAGCATTGGCACATCTGATGATCTTTGTTCGCCTGACCCTATTGGGTGCAGCCACAGCCCATACCTTGCTAGTACCATTGGCCACTACACTTGGCATTGGCTTGGTGGTGGGATTACTGATGATCGCCCTGGGATTTCGTGGTCATCATGCACCCAGCGTTGCGCCCAATATGGCCAACCCGGCGGAACTGAAAACCGCCATTTCCTTCGCGCTCCTCTACTCGGTCGTACTATTGACATCCGCCTGGTTGCAGGACATTGCCGGTTCACGTGGGCTGTATGTGGTTGCGCTGGCTTCTGGTCTGACAGATGTGGATGCCATCACCTTGTCATCCATGCGGCTTTACAGTCAAGCCCGTTTAAGTACGACCGAAACACTCACATGCATCGTATTGGCAATTACTGCCAACACGGTATTCAAACTAGCACTCACCACCAGTCTCGGTGGTTGGGCTTTTACCAAGCGGATCATGTTACCCATGCTTGGGGCAACATTTGGCAGTATCGGGGCCTTGGCTGGGTTAGTTCTGAAAACCGCCACCTAA
- a CDS encoding transporter substrate-binding domain-containing protein, producing MVVQHVNQNAKGPSQLMPHRFAQAHRWYFAWVPRLFACLVVVCGWWIPQVRAIDKPAALKLCIEDEDSYPWLLKSRPGLSMIMMQMVEKRLGIHVDVHPLPWKRCMEAVRHGLYDGLFKISFKVDRMELGHYPMLGDKPDASKRMLDDTYSLYRLKGSKVEWDGRNILNIETAIGTQTGFSITDQLKAMGLKVDDGTRVADDNLKKLLVGRVDAVALQTNEGDASLAARPDMSARIERIGPPLAEKPYFLMLSKPFVSKYADFAKQIWDTVEQVRESPEYRLQVQSFK from the coding sequence ATGGTGGTGCAGCATGTAAACCAAAATGCCAAAGGCCCTAGCCAACTCATGCCTCATCGTTTTGCCCAGGCCCACCGCTGGTATTTTGCATGGGTGCCCCGGCTATTCGCCTGCCTGGTTGTAGTTTGCGGATGGTGGATACCTCAGGTTCGGGCGATTGATAAGCCGGCTGCGCTCAAACTATGCATTGAAGACGAAGACTCGTACCCATGGTTGCTGAAGAGCCGCCCAGGCCTGAGTATGATCATGATGCAGATGGTTGAAAAGCGGTTGGGTATACATGTGGACGTTCATCCCTTGCCGTGGAAGCGTTGTATGGAGGCCGTGCGCCACGGATTGTATGACGGTCTATTCAAAATCAGTTTCAAGGTTGATCGCATGGAGCTGGGTCATTACCCAATGCTGGGCGATAAGCCTGATGCCAGCAAACGCATGTTGGATGACACCTATAGTCTGTATCGCCTGAAGGGCAGCAAGGTGGAGTGGGATGGCAGAAATATCCTGAACATCGAAACAGCCATTGGGACACAGACGGGTTTTTCGATTACCGATCAACTCAAGGCCATGGGCTTGAAGGTGGATGATGGTACCCGAGTGGCGGATGACAATCTGAAGAAACTGCTAGTCGGTAGGGTTGACGCGGTCGCGTTGCAAACCAACGAGGGGGATGCCAGTCTGGCTGCTCGGCCGGACATGTCGGCCCGAATTGAGCGCATTGGCCCCCCGTTAGCTGAAAAACCTTATTTCCTGATGCTATCCAAGCCGTTTGTCAGTAAATACGCTGACTTTGCCAAGCAAATATGGGATACCGTGGAGCAAGTCCGTGAATCACCGGAATACAGGTTGCAGGTACAGTCTTTCAAGTAG
- a CDS encoding transporter substrate-binding domain-containing protein → MPKLFCLASLMVAITAMPVMAADKPAAIKLCTENEDSFPWLLKSRPGLSIIMMQMVEKRLGIKLDIQPLPWKRCMEDVKQGNLDGLFKISFKADRMDMGHYPMAGDKPDNSKRMLDDSYSLYRLKGGTVEWDGKTIKHADAGIGAQSGFSIVDQLKGMGVKVDDGTRVADDNLRKVLTGRVAAVALQTQEGDASIADRPEFAGKIERVGPALAEKPYFLMLSKPFVAKYGDTAKQVWDAVAAVRESPEYKKQMQQFK, encoded by the coding sequence ATGCCCAAGTTGTTTTGCCTTGCCAGTTTGATGGTTGCCATTACTGCCATGCCGGTGATGGCTGCCGACAAGCCTGCAGCCATCAAGCTGTGTACCGAGAATGAGGACTCTTTCCCCTGGCTGCTGAAAAGCCGCCCCGGTCTGAGCATCATCATGATGCAGATGGTTGAGAAACGGCTGGGAATCAAGCTGGATATCCAGCCGCTCCCCTGGAAGCGCTGTATGGAGGATGTAAAACAGGGCAATCTGGATGGCCTATTCAAAATCAGTTTCAAGGCAGACCGCATGGATATGGGGCATTACCCCATGGCGGGGGACAAACCGGACAACAGCAAGCGGATGCTGGATGACAGTTATAGCCTGTATCGTCTCAAGGGTGGTACGGTTGAATGGGATGGTAAAACCATCAAGCATGCAGATGCCGGGATTGGCGCACAATCAGGTTTTTCGATTGTCGATCAGCTCAAAGGTATGGGGGTCAAAGTGGATGACGGTACTCGTGTAGCTGACGACAATCTGCGCAAGGTGTTGACAGGGCGAGTGGCTGCCGTTGCCCTGCAGACCCAGGAAGGTGACGCCAGTATCGCCGATCGACCGGAGTTTGCCGGCAAAATTGAACGGGTGGGCCCTGCGTTGGCTGAAAAACCTTATTTCCTGATGCTGTCCAAGCCATTTGTGGCCAAATATGGCGATACAGCCAAACAGGTTTGGGATGCGGTTGCTGCAGTGCGTGAGTCACCGGAATACAAAAAACAGATGCAACAGTTCAAATAG
- a CDS encoding class I SAM-dependent methyltransferase, with amino-acid sequence MLPQYDLIHQLTAAQLAARLPDTAKVLVVGCGTGTEIVQLAALHPAWHFTGVDLSADMLNVAQGRCVQLGIQERVTLQCGQLTTLPSTPSHDAALLILVMHFLPDQGEKRDMLDHIVQRLKPGAPLVLVDLMEPADSMEREALRHACSQLGMDDDMVATMMHKLEQDFYPLSTPRLATLLAESGFQVPVRFFQSLGIHGMVAHTATC; translated from the coding sequence GTGCTGCCGCAATATGACCTGATTCATCAACTAACTGCTGCTCAGCTGGCTGCGCGTCTCCCAGATACTGCCAAGGTGTTGGTAGTGGGGTGTGGTACCGGAACGGAAATTGTGCAATTGGCTGCACTTCATCCAGCATGGCATTTTACCGGGGTCGATCTTTCGGCGGATATGCTGAATGTTGCCCAGGGGCGATGTGTGCAGTTGGGCATTCAGGAGCGGGTCACATTGCAATGCGGACAGTTGACAACACTGCCATCTACACCGAGCCATGATGCAGCGCTGTTGATATTGGTGATGCATTTTCTGCCCGATCAGGGTGAGAAGCGGGACATGCTCGATCACATCGTACAACGTCTGAAACCAGGTGCACCTTTGGTGCTGGTAGATCTGATGGAGCCGGCAGATTCGATGGAGCGCGAGGCTTTGAGGCATGCCTGCAGCCAATTGGGGATGGATGATGACATGGTGGCGACCATGATGCATAAGCTGGAGCAGGATTTTTATCCACTTTCGACACCAAGACTGGCAACGTTGTTGGCGGAAAGCGGGTTTCAGGTGCCGGTACGATTTTTTCAGTCATTAGGTATTCATGGCATGGTCGCGCATACCGCGACATGTTGA
- a CDS encoding Hsp20/alpha crystallin family protein gives MANIRPAFDNVFDDLLKGFFVRPVQFADQPELQIKMDVKEDDKAYTVHADIPGVKKEDIHVTIDGSLVAISAEVKRESETKDGEKLLRSERFFGKVSRSFQLAQDVDQNEASANYKDGVLELRLPKRLQSSSKRLTIG, from the coding sequence ATGGCCAATATTCGCCCCGCTTTCGACAACGTATTCGATGACTTGCTGAAAGGCTTCTTTGTTCGCCCCGTTCAGTTTGCGGATCAACCCGAGTTGCAGATCAAAATGGACGTCAAGGAAGACGACAAAGCCTATACCGTACATGCCGATATTCCTGGCGTGAAGAAAGAAGATATCCATGTGACCATTGATGGCAGCCTGGTTGCGATCTCTGCCGAGGTCAAACGCGAAAGCGAGACCAAGGATGGCGAAAAACTGCTACGTAGTGAACGCTTTTTCGGCAAAGTTTCGCGCAGTTTCCAACTGGCACAGGATGTGGACCAGAATGAAGCAAGCGCCAACTATAAGGATGGCGTGCTGGAATTGCGCTTACCCAAACGGCTGCAAAGCTCTAGCAAACGCCTGACCATTGGCTGA
- a CDS encoding extracellular solute-binding protein, protein MKKCLLPPLAALMFAAGFAHADEVTVYSARNEQLIKPLFDAFTKETGIQVKIHTDKEGPLLAKLQAEGANTPADMLLTVDAGNLWQATNMNLLKPVKSATVEANIPAHLRDPGNQWFGLSVRARTIFFNTQKVKPADLSTYDDLADKKWKNRLCLRTSKKVYNQSLVGMMIAEQGEAKTELTVRGWINNLATDVFADDTKMLEAIAAGQCDVGIANTYYYGRLVEKNKSLPLGIFWANQKTSGTHVNISGAGITKHAKNEKGAVKLLEWLSSDKAQNLYADVNMEYPANPKIKPDTVVASWGDFKHNYINVAKAGENQVAATKLMDRAGYK, encoded by the coding sequence ATGAAAAAATGCCTTCTGCCCCCGCTTGCCGCGCTGATGTTTGCTGCAGGCTTTGCCCATGCTGACGAAGTAACCGTGTATTCCGCGCGCAACGAACAGCTGATCAAACCGCTGTTTGATGCCTTCACCAAAGAAACCGGTATTCAGGTCAAGATCCACACAGACAAGGAAGGCCCGCTGTTGGCCAAACTGCAGGCAGAGGGAGCCAATACACCTGCGGACATGCTGTTGACAGTAGATGCCGGCAACTTGTGGCAAGCCACCAATATGAACCTGCTCAAGCCAGTGAAGTCAGCAACGGTGGAAGCCAATATTCCTGCCCACCTGCGTGACCCTGGCAATCAATGGTTTGGCTTGTCAGTACGCGCTCGCACCATTTTCTTCAATACCCAGAAGGTCAAGCCGGCCGACCTGTCCACTTATGATGACTTGGCAGACAAGAAATGGAAAAACCGTCTGTGTCTGCGCACCTCCAAAAAGGTCTACAACCAGTCACTGGTTGGCATGATGATCGCCGAGCAAGGTGAAGCCAAGACAGAACTGACTGTTCGCGGCTGGATTAATAACCTGGCAACTGATGTGTTTGCCGATGACACCAAGATGTTGGAAGCCATTGCCGCAGGCCAATGCGATGTAGGCATTGCCAATACTTATTACTATGGCCGCTTGGTAGAGAAGAACAAATCCTTGCCATTGGGTATCTTCTGGGCTAACCAGAAAACCAGTGGCACCCACGTCAATATTTCTGGTGCAGGCATCACCAAACACGCCAAGAATGAGAAAGGCGCGGTCAAGTTACTGGAATGGCTATCGTCCGATAAGGCGCAAAACCTTTACGCCGACGTAAACATGGAGTACCCGGCCAATCCGAAGATCAAGCCAGATACTGTCGTAGCAAGCTGGGGCGACTTCAAGCACAACTACATCAATGTCGCCAAAGCCGGTGAAAACCAGGTTGCAGCAACCAAACTGATGGATCGTGCGGGCTACAAATAA